One genomic window of Tenacibaculum tangerinum includes the following:
- a CDS encoding HD domain-containing protein has protein sequence MLRNTFLNLLAKYSNDSSINFSLWQEIEKRYTHTKRHYHTLEHLTSLFFQLNSVKEKITHWETILFTLFYHDIIYNALKNNNEEKSAKLAIERMKQLLVPEEIINNCRAQILATKAHNLSKSSDTNYFIDADLSILGQEWEVYVQYYKNVRKEYTMYPNLIYNSGRKKALQHFLTMENIYKTDFFYEKFEKNARTNIQREIALL, from the coding sequence ATGTTACGAAATACTTTTTTAAACCTGCTTGCTAAGTATTCAAATGATAGTAGTATTAACTTCTCGCTATGGCAAGAAATTGAGAAACGTTATACACACACAAAAAGACATTATCATACGCTAGAACACCTTACCAGTTTATTTTTTCAACTAAATTCAGTAAAAGAGAAAATAACCCATTGGGAAACTATTTTATTTACGCTTTTTTATCATGATATTATCTACAACGCTTTAAAAAACAATAATGAAGAAAAAAGTGCAAAACTTGCTATTGAAAGAATGAAGCAACTCTTAGTTCCAGAAGAAATCATCAACAACTGTCGTGCTCAAATATTAGCCACCAAAGCTCATAACCTGTCTAAAAGTTCAGATACTAACTATTTTATCGATGCTGATTTATCAATCTTAGGTCAAGAATGGGAAGTATATGTTCAGTATTATAAAAATGTACGCAAAGAATACACCATGTATCCGAATTTAATTTATAATTCTGGTCGAAAAAAGGCTTTACAGCATTTTTTAACTATGGAAAACATCTATAAAACTGACTTTTTTTATGAAAAATTCGAGAAAAATGCACGTACGAATATA